One Rhododendron vialii isolate Sample 1 chromosome 2a, ASM3025357v1 genomic region harbors:
- the LOC131317988 gene encoding protein NLP4-like: MDHSKNARNVDVTAERNIIMVTSSDSEGGPRETQERQHKNTGVRIEVSLDDILKYSKKSRNDAAKKLQVSISTLKRVCRGYGIQRWPSRNIKKFRSFRPSPVENEEQT; the protein is encoded by the exons ATGGATCATTCAAAAAATGCACGTAATGTCGACGTCACTGCAGAACGAAACATAATCATGGTTACTAGTTCAGATTCAGAAGGAGGCCCAAGAGAGACTCAAGAAAGGCAACATAAAAACACTGGAGTTCGAATTGAAGTTTCTTTAGATGATATCCTTAAATATTCCAAAAAGAGCCGTAACGATGCTGCAAAGAAACTCCAAG TTAGCATATCGACATTGAAGCGTGTATGTAGGGGTTATGGTATCCAGCGGTGGCCATCTCGCAACATAAAAAAGTTTCGTTCCTTTCGGCCCTCGCCTGTTGAGAACGAGGAACAAACCTGA